One part of the Bdellovibrio bacteriovorus genome encodes these proteins:
- a CDS encoding tail fiber domain-containing protein, with protein MFLWLFLFGLQAVASPTTLNYQGRILKTDGTPLEFNNVSFAFEVTNVSGSCIFYREQRNAVNMQGSKGVFDIPIGEGTKLYPSTPGYSLRDVFNNSIEHDCDGGAKYTPSLDEVRILRVQFHDGVGWKAITPNNTIRSVPFANYAYSAAKLGDKSETDFVLKSSVSTCAAGQYLTFNGTAFVCQNDAGGAGMVSDVNVSAPLVKGGTASIPVISLNVGTAAGTVAAGNDARFLNAEKIRGLDVSATAPTTGQVLKLDGANTWVPSTLGTGDVSGLSAALNNKIDATMFPASCTAGQSLVFVTPANKFDCYSISITEAQITGTIAGSKISGDISGKASGLTATLPVAQGGTNSSTALNDNRIMISSAGKIVEAPVMTDGQLLIGKTGDAPQVANLVAGSGVTIANNPGGITISATGAGGTITSVTAGTGLSGGGNSGGVTLNLANTGVGAGTYGTATKVPQLAVDAQGRLTSVSEVTISGVAPAGTAGGDLGGTYPNPDVVKLRGKTISATAPTAAGQVLRYDGTGYVPNFLSLADIRSTVTPANTIFPSTACTAAQTLTWSSLTDSFTCQSISITESNISGTIAAAKVDFGSQSAGTFFAAPAGATGAPVFRALASTDLPAGAYDSSYFKQGGNSFGATAVLGTNDANSLGFETNGTTRMTVSSAGNVGIGMTPVHVLDVSGSTINMGRFTSSDTGGSRLALASSSAGGKTWNLVSTGSGSAGGAGSLVFADFSTSGSGQFIFKSDSSVGIGTVSPASTVHVLKAQNATTELRVENNMAAGNTSAQATVQLVGTGVSGQLSVYPNDHTSAQYQDRLVLASNSSATNGLLLTTNTVAPIDFAANGSTTPHMRVNSDGNVGIGVATPTKILHLQKDQGADTALLIKNTSTADLAMAAVDLESDGNGAQLISYGTGVTGNWGGGTIPKADSVMLRTYTTNPAANFGVGTGSAHPLHLVTSDIPRMTVTATGSVGVGSTSPISKFSVADAYLGGTDNTGLGISVLGAANDIAGITIWDRDEDSGTINDGDATIYFGDDIQDSLRFAYKGSGLAMSEKMRITSSGNVGIATISPAYPLDVAGSLRGTTVINGGFDFVLGTNNQVDRGNTGSSRALVKDTGATLHLNYQGDFTGGVQVGSLLRPRTDNAFDLGTTTYRWKAVYAVNGTIQTSDQRLKTEVQDLSQGLDFILSLQPKSYKWKSDRDKAKAKTHWGFMAQELESEVKRSTASDAPVGLIHHELESDYYGVNYSELLAPVVKALQELYLKLVGVSDRMDQLEKENQNLKNENQEIKSYLCAKDPQAPICK; from the coding sequence ATGAAGTGCGTATTTTGCGCGTGCAATTCCATGATGGTGTGGGTTGGAAGGCCATCACACCGAATAACACCATTCGCTCTGTTCCTTTTGCCAACTACGCATATTCCGCCGCCAAACTGGGCGACAAAAGTGAAACTGACTTTGTCTTGAAGTCCTCCGTCAGCACCTGTGCTGCCGGTCAGTATCTGACTTTCAACGGGACCGCCTTTGTCTGTCAGAACGATGCGGGTGGGGCCGGGATGGTTTCTGACGTGAATGTCAGCGCGCCACTGGTCAAGGGCGGTACAGCCAGCATCCCGGTGATTTCCTTGAACGTGGGCACGGCGGCGGGCACTGTCGCGGCTGGCAATGATGCCCGTTTTTTGAATGCTGAAAAGATCCGCGGGCTGGATGTCAGTGCAACGGCGCCGACGACGGGGCAGGTTTTGAAGTTGGATGGGGCCAACACCTGGGTGCCTTCGACGTTGGGCACAGGTGATGTTTCCGGCTTGAGTGCTGCTTTGAACAATAAAATCGATGCGACAATGTTCCCGGCGTCCTGTACGGCGGGACAATCACTGGTGTTTGTAACTCCGGCAAACAAGTTTGATTGTTATAGCATTTCCATCACCGAGGCCCAGATCACGGGCACGATTGCCGGTTCAAAGATTTCCGGCGATATCAGTGGCAAGGCCAGCGGTCTGACCGCGACTCTGCCGGTGGCGCAAGGGGGAACCAACAGCAGCACGGCATTGAACGACAACCGCATCATGATTTCAAGTGCGGGTAAAATTGTGGAAGCTCCAGTGATGACTGACGGTCAACTGTTAATCGGTAAGACCGGAGATGCCCCTCAAGTGGCCAATCTGGTGGCGGGTTCGGGTGTGACGATCGCCAATAATCCTGGCGGGATCACAATCAGTGCGACGGGTGCTGGGGGCACAATCACAAGTGTCACGGCGGGCACCGGACTTTCTGGCGGTGGCAACTCAGGTGGAGTGACTTTGAATCTGGCCAACACCGGCGTGGGCGCGGGCACCTATGGAACGGCGACGAAAGTTCCGCAGTTGGCAGTGGATGCTCAAGGGCGTCTGACCTCGGTGTCAGAAGTGACTATTTCCGGTGTGGCTCCGGCGGGTACTGCGGGGGGCGATCTGGGGGGAACTTATCCCAACCCGGATGTTGTAAAACTACGTGGCAAAACTATTTCCGCGACAGCGCCGACTGCGGCTGGGCAAGTGCTGCGCTATGATGGCACCGGGTATGTTCCCAATTTCCTAAGTCTGGCGGACATTCGTTCGACGGTGACTCCGGCCAATACCATCTTTCCTTCCACCGCTTGTACGGCCGCGCAAACTTTGACTTGGTCTTCGCTGACGGATTCTTTCACCTGTCAGTCGATTTCGATCACGGAATCAAATATCTCCGGAACGATTGCGGCAGCAAAAGTGGACTTTGGTTCCCAGTCGGCCGGTACTTTCTTTGCGGCACCGGCAGGGGCGACCGGGGCTCCTGTATTCAGAGCTTTGGCTTCCACGGATCTTCCGGCGGGGGCATACGACAGTTCCTATTTCAAACAAGGTGGCAACAGCTTTGGAGCAACGGCTGTTTTGGGTACCAACGACGCCAATAGCCTGGGATTTGAAACCAATGGTACAACTCGCATGACGGTGAGCTCTGCCGGAAACGTGGGGATCGGCATGACTCCCGTCCATGTTTTGGATGTGAGCGGTTCCACCATCAACATGGGGCGCTTCACCTCCAGTGATACCGGCGGTTCGCGTCTGGCATTGGCGTCGTCAAGTGCTGGAGGCAAGACCTGGAATTTGGTTTCGACGGGGTCAGGCAGTGCTGGGGGCGCTGGTTCTTTGGTCTTTGCAGACTTTTCCACGAGTGGTTCGGGTCAGTTTATTTTCAAGTCCGACTCTTCGGTGGGGATAGGGACTGTCAGTCCTGCAAGCACGGTGCATGTTCTGAAAGCTCAGAACGCCACGACCGAATTGCGTGTGGAAAACAACATGGCTGCCGGGAACACCTCGGCGCAGGCAACCGTGCAATTGGTCGGAACGGGTGTTAGCGGGCAGCTGTCCGTATATCCGAATGATCACACTTCGGCGCAATATCAGGACCGTTTGGTTTTAGCTTCAAACAGTTCCGCTACCAATGGTTTGCTTTTGACTACCAACACCGTGGCACCTATTGACTTTGCTGCCAACGGAAGCACGACTCCACACATGCGTGTGAATTCTGACGGGAATGTGGGAATTGGTGTCGCGACCCCAACAAAAATATTGCACCTGCAAAAGGATCAAGGCGCTGACACAGCCTTGTTAATTAAAAATACAAGCACCGCGGATCTGGCCATGGCCGCTGTGGATCTGGAGTCTGACGGCAACGGAGCGCAGCTGATCAGTTATGGTACGGGAGTGACTGGGAACTGGGGGGGCGGCACTATTCCCAAAGCGGATTCTGTGATGCTTCGTACTTACACGACCAATCCCGCGGCAAACTTCGGTGTCGGGACGGGCAGTGCGCATCCGTTGCACTTGGTGACCAGTGATATACCCCGTATGACTGTCACTGCCACTGGAAGTGTCGGGGTTGGATCGACCTCTCCAATTTCCAAATTCTCGGTCGCGGACGCTTATCTGGGGGGCACGGACAATACGGGTCTGGGAATTTCTGTTCTGGGCGCGGCCAATGACATTGCCGGGATCACGATTTGGGACCGCGACGAGGACAGTGGGACCATCAACGACGGGGATGCCACGATTTATTTTGGTGACGACATCCAGGACAGTTTGCGGTTTGCCTACAAAGGTTCCGGTTTGGCGATGTCCGAAAAAATGCGCATCACCAGCTCCGGGAATGTCGGGATCGCAACGATATCTCCGGCTTACCCGTTGGATGTGGCGGGTTCCCTGCGCGGCACCACAGTGATCAATGGCGGATTTGATTTTGTTCTGGGAACCAACAATCAGGTGGATCGTGGAAACACCGGCAGCTCTCGCGCGCTGGTGAAAGACACGGGGGCGACTTTGCATCTGAACTATCAGGGTGATTTTACCGGGGGCGTTCAGGTGGGTAGTCTGCTGCGACCTCGCACGGACAACGCCTTTGATCTGGGTACCACCACGTATCGCTGGAAGGCCGTTTATGCGGTGAACGGAACCATCCAGACTTCAGATCAGCGTTTGAAGACCGAAGTGCAGGACCTTTCGCAGGGCCTGGATTTCATCCTGTCTTTGCAGCCGAAGTCCTACAAATGGAAATCAGACCGCGACAAAGCGAAAGCCAAGACTCATTGGGGTTTCATGGCGCAGGAGCTGGAATCTGAAGTGAAACGATCCACAGCGAGTGATGCTCCGGTGGGTCTGATCCATCATGAGTTGGAGTCTGACTATTATGGAGTGAACTATTCAGAGTTGCTGGCTCCGGTGGTGAAGGCCTTGCAGGAACTTTATCTGAAACTCGTTGGCGTCAGCGACCGTATGGATCAGCTTGAGAAGGAAAATCAGAACCTGAAAAACGAAAATCAGGAAATCAAATCCTATCTGTGTGCGAAGGATCCTCAGGCTCCGATCTGTAAATAG